One Halovivax ruber XH-70 genomic region harbors:
- a CDS encoding GIDE domain-containing protein, whose amino-acid sequence MFENAVLSVFGLVFVVAGAITMYHGYGERAEGEVIAETETTAVRDLTPGPAEVKGTVRPAEDATATEAPISATEALAVSVEVEEQQDGSWNTIFTDEWAESLLVDDGTGEVPVDLSSAGELDLRGTETEVGVDDEPPAAVRRYVETESDLELPDRRSMGPVSVGERRRYTEGVLEPGDDGYVLGAVRETAAGWDRADYVIDEPTESGEFVLSNRPERELIDERTQSGLVSLAFGCFLALVGTAVAVVPWVPV is encoded by the coding sequence ATGTTCGAGAACGCGGTTCTCTCGGTTTTCGGGCTGGTCTTCGTCGTCGCCGGTGCCATCACGATGTACCACGGGTACGGTGAGCGCGCCGAGGGCGAGGTGATCGCCGAGACCGAGACGACGGCGGTCCGGGATCTCACGCCCGGACCGGCCGAGGTGAAGGGCACCGTTCGTCCCGCCGAAGACGCGACCGCGACGGAGGCGCCGATCTCGGCGACCGAGGCACTGGCCGTCAGCGTCGAAGTCGAAGAGCAGCAAGACGGCTCGTGGAACACGATCTTCACGGACGAGTGGGCCGAGTCGCTGCTCGTCGACGACGGGACTGGCGAAGTGCCGGTCGATCTTTCCTCCGCGGGCGAACTGGACCTCAGGGGGACCGAAACCGAGGTTGGCGTCGACGACGAACCGCCGGCTGCCGTGCGACGCTACGTCGAGACCGAATCCGACCTCGAATTGCCCGACCGGCGGAGTATGGGACCGGTGAGCGTCGGCGAGCGCAGACGCTACACGGAGGGCGTGCTCGAACCGGGCGACGACGGCTACGTGCTCGGGGCGGTACGAGAGACGGCGGCCGGTTGGGACCGGGCGGACTACGTGATCGACGAACCCACGGAATCCGGCGAGTTCGTCCTCTCGAACAGACCCGAGCGCGAACTGATCGACGAGCGAACGCAGAGCGGGCTCGTCTCCCTCGCGTTCGGTTGTTTCCTCGCACTCGTCGGCACCGCCGTGGCGGTCGTGCCGTGGGTCCCAGTCTGA
- a CDS encoding helix-turn-helix transcriptional regulator, with protein MAGSSDAGRRAVVAVAIIGLLAGGLLSPIVTGAAVAQQSQPETDNTVTRIEVTENGSAHWTVQIRTRLDTDQRVAEYAAFQDRFRNDTAQYLDPYRTRMRGVVANAANATDRRMQATAFTASTSIQEVPRRWGVVTYEFTWTNFAASENGQVTVGDVFQGGFFIADGDTLQVVTPDGYEVAHTDPAPDRRESGMVTWTGRQDFADGNPTVAIANTGQTDEGGAIAGTIVRIAVSGLLVVVLGLGGIVSYRRLTSDSDETPVPAEEAAERSESPPAAGEERDVEEREPVLTDEERVLDLLEANGGRIRQAVIAEECDWSASKTSRVVGELADEGVIEKLQLGRENLVSMPDEDE; from the coding sequence ATGGCTGGCTCATCGGACGCCGGTAGACGGGCGGTCGTTGCAGTCGCCATCATCGGCCTCCTGGCCGGTGGACTACTGTCACCGATCGTCACCGGTGCTGCGGTCGCCCAGCAATCCCAGCCCGAGACCGACAACACGGTCACGCGGATCGAGGTAACCGAGAACGGGTCCGCACACTGGACGGTCCAGATTCGGACCCGCCTCGACACCGACCAGCGCGTAGCCGAGTACGCCGCGTTTCAGGACCGGTTCAGGAACGATACAGCGCAATATCTCGACCCGTATCGCACACGGATGCGCGGCGTCGTCGCGAACGCGGCAAACGCGACCGATCGCCGGATGCAGGCGACGGCGTTCACCGCGTCGACGAGTATCCAGGAGGTACCCCGGCGCTGGGGAGTCGTCACCTACGAGTTCACGTGGACGAATTTCGCCGCCAGCGAGAACGGTCAGGTGACCGTCGGCGACGTCTTCCAGGGTGGATTCTTCATCGCCGACGGCGATACGCTGCAGGTAGTCACCCCCGACGGTTACGAGGTGGCCCACACCGATCCGGCTCCGGATCGTCGAGAAAGTGGGATGGTGACGTGGACCGGCAGACAGGACTTCGCCGATGGCAATCCGACCGTGGCGATCGCGAACACCGGGCAGACCGACGAGGGTGGCGCGATCGCCGGGACGATCGTTCGAATCGCCGTCAGTGGGCTCCTCGTGGTCGTACTCGGGCTTGGTGGCATCGTGAGTTACCGGCGTCTCACGAGTGATTCCGACGAGACGCCCGTTCCAGCCGAGGAAGCCGCTGAACGGAGCGAGTCACCACCCGCAGCTGGTGAGGAGCGTGACGTCGAGGAGCGCGAGCCGGTGCTGACGGACGAAGAGCGCGTCCTCGACCTCCTCGAAGCCAATGGCGGCCGAATTCGACAGGCGGTGATCGCCGAGGAGTGTGACTGGTCCGCCTCGAAGACGTCGCGCGTCGTCGGGGAGCTGGCGGACGAAGGAGTCATCGAAAAGCTACAACTGGGCCGAGAGAACCTGGTCTCGATGCCCGACGAAGACGAGTGA
- a CDS encoding iron chaperone, giving the protein MSEPETVDGYIADADEAARPTLRELRELVTSTVPEAEEGISYNVPFYRFHGTHVGITAFTNHATFGIGADALGSDDRDRLEAMGYDTGKETIQIGYEQDVPTAELTELLAAKAEAARNAE; this is encoded by the coding sequence ATGTCCGAGCCAGAAACCGTCGACGGCTACATCGCCGACGCGGACGAAGCCGCCCGCCCGACGCTCAGAGAACTCCGCGAGCTCGTCACTTCGACCGTGCCGGAAGCGGAGGAGGGAATCAGCTACAACGTCCCGTTCTACCGCTTCCACGGCACCCACGTCGGCATCACCGCGTTCACGAATCACGCGACCTTCGGGATCGGCGCGGACGCACTCGGGAGCGACGACCGCGACCGGCTCGAAGCGATGGGGTACGACACCGGCAAGGAGACCATCCAGATCGGGTACGAGCAGGACGTGCCGACCGCGGAGCTGACGGAGCTGCTGGCGGCGAAAGCCGAGGCGGCCAGAAACGCGGAGTGA
- a CDS encoding GNAT family N-acetyltransferase — protein MFPERIETERLRLDRISHDTVDVFALHEFYSDGADVDEMFEYWDSSPHETVKETHDYVDEAERSWDEGDGAKYVIRPTDGEDGAGVIAGTTGLYPHWDKRLANLGIILGTRFWGRGYAGERADAILAVAFDRLDLELVVAAHIDGNEKSRKAIETYVDRYDGRYEGRLRNWLPLADTVADVHRYTISRDEYVAATDR, from the coding sequence ATGTTCCCCGAACGTATCGAGACCGAGCGCCTCCGACTCGACCGGATTTCCCACGACACTGTCGACGTGTTTGCCCTTCACGAGTTCTACAGCGACGGAGCGGACGTCGACGAGATGTTCGAGTACTGGGATTCGTCGCCGCACGAGACGGTTAAAGAGACGCACGACTACGTCGACGAGGCCGAGCGGTCGTGGGACGAGGGAGACGGAGCGAAGTACGTTATTCGTCCGACGGACGGGGAAGACGGCGCGGGCGTCATCGCCGGAACGACGGGATTGTATCCGCACTGGGACAAACGGCTCGCCAACCTCGGAATCATCCTCGGGACGCGATTCTGGGGGCGCGGATACGCCGGTGAACGAGCCGATGCGATCCTCGCCGTCGCGTTCGATCGGCTCGACTTGGAACTCGTCGTCGCCGCGCACATCGACGGCAACGAAAAGTCACGAAAGGCGATCGAAACGTACGTCGACCGGTACGACGGTCGGTACGAGGGCCGACTTCGGAACTGGCTGCCGCTGGCTGATACCGTCGCCGACGTGCACAGATACACCATCTCCCGAGACGAGTACGTCGCGGCGACCGACCGGTAA
- a CDS encoding DUF7344 domain-containing protein: protein MVSHDGRVVQLLADPTTRSILSSVADAAGALSVAELADRIESAESRDPEMLAVSLHHKYLPQLDEAGLLAYDPADNRVSSGTGAFDDAQWMDDGVLANVFRQIDVGTGSDDRPVERLEGRERVYDYGREMAERAADELFLIYASDELLDEACLPHARRAIDRGVAFHAGTKNCEAREFFSTHLPEATIWEPQLDWLYDPTGYPTVSRLIVADRDHVLVGLWDETAAGTKREVALVGEGRANPFVVLIRELLGPRLDHLDYQSDDFLGSLTS from the coding sequence ATGGTATCACATGACGGGCGCGTCGTTCAACTGCTCGCGGATCCCACTACCCGATCGATACTGAGTAGTGTCGCTGACGCCGCAGGCGCGCTTTCGGTGGCCGAACTCGCCGATCGAATCGAGTCGGCGGAGTCGAGGGACCCCGAGATGCTGGCCGTGTCCCTCCACCACAAGTATCTCCCGCAGCTCGACGAGGCGGGCCTCCTCGCGTACGACCCCGCTGACAATCGCGTTAGCAGCGGGACCGGCGCATTCGACGACGCGCAGTGGATGGACGACGGCGTCCTCGCCAACGTGTTCAGACAGATCGACGTCGGAACCGGGTCGGACGATCGTCCCGTCGAACGACTCGAGGGTCGCGAGCGCGTCTACGACTACGGACGGGAGATGGCCGAGCGCGCCGCGGACGAACTCTTTCTGATATACGCCTCCGACGAACTTCTCGACGAGGCGTGTCTACCCCACGCGCGCCGGGCGATCGACCGCGGGGTCGCGTTCCACGCCGGGACGAAGAATTGCGAGGCGCGGGAGTTCTTCAGCACACACCTTCCGGAGGCGACGATCTGGGAACCGCAACTCGACTGGCTGTACGACCCGACGGGGTATCCGACGGTGAGTCGGCTGATCGTCGCCGATCGAGATCACGTCCTCGTCGGCCTCTGGGACGAAACCGCCGCGGGCACGAAACGCGAGGTCGCGCTCGTCGGCGAGGGGCGGGCGAACCCCTTCGTGGTCCTCATCCGGGAACTGCTCGGCCCGCGACTCGATCACCTCGACTACCAGAGCGACGATTTCCTCGGCAGTCTCACGTCCTGA
- a CDS encoding oligosaccharide flippase family protein: protein MSDDGPLAEQPAVADRARTDGDDQTADSPSTTEAVPADERDALLSLAHGAVVTGGGVSVKRGLSIWIEAILTRGLGPELYGVYAFGWRLTTMALRFANLGADMTLLRDLPAFADEPERQRRSLGLAYLSTLVTSLLIAALLFLAAEPINAATIDQPAFPEAIRLFGVLLVLLAMVRMHATALKAAKSANGEVLLNRILRPAVRLVAAAAAVGLGYSVVGVVGALVVTVGALAVVAYPVTIGTIGVRPTVRGLRSEARHFFDHAVPSALSGVGRLIRTRVDVILIGVLLTATAAGIYNVVLVLVGLAAIPLIAFNQLMPPVASDLYARGRVATLNDVYTTVTRLIVTATVPLIAILAVFGQDLLAIFGPQYTRGYEILLVFLVGRFVGNAVGATGILLSMTNNHYPKMWLEWLLAVLNLTLTTLFVLQFGLIGAALGTSVAIGVQNFLQVLLLRRFEGLWPFDATFLTPLGAGIAMAGAMVGVRSLLDGWIAVGVGTLIGLVTFGGVIALLGSNPRDRLVVGELASHYRRTASAAIAAVR, encoded by the coding sequence GTGAGCGACGACGGACCCCTAGCCGAGCAGCCTGCAGTCGCCGACCGAGCCCGAACTGATGGCGACGATCAGACAGCGGATTCGCCGTCGACCACCGAGGCGGTCCCGGCCGACGAGCGCGACGCGCTCCTCTCGCTCGCTCACGGCGCGGTCGTGACCGGCGGCGGGGTGTCGGTCAAACGCGGCCTCTCCATCTGGATCGAGGCTATCCTCACGCGCGGGCTGGGGCCGGAACTCTACGGCGTCTACGCGTTCGGCTGGCGCCTCACCACGATGGCCCTCCGCTTTGCGAATCTGGGCGCCGACATGACGCTCCTGCGGGATCTGCCGGCGTTCGCGGACGAACCGGAGCGCCAGCGCCGCTCACTGGGGCTGGCGTACCTGTCGACGCTCGTCACGTCGCTCCTCATCGCCGCACTGCTCTTCCTCGCCGCGGAACCGATCAACGCGGCGACGATCGACCAGCCGGCGTTTCCCGAGGCGATCCGCCTCTTCGGCGTCTTGCTGGTCCTCCTCGCGATGGTGCGGATGCACGCCACGGCGCTCAAGGCGGCGAAGTCGGCCAACGGCGAGGTGTTGCTCAACCGAATCCTCCGCCCGGCCGTCCGGCTGGTCGCGGCGGCCGCGGCGGTGGGGCTCGGCTACTCCGTGGTCGGCGTCGTCGGGGCGCTCGTCGTCACCGTCGGGGCCCTCGCGGTGGTGGCCTACCCCGTCACGATCGGGACGATCGGCGTCCGGCCGACGGTCCGTGGCCTGCGTTCGGAGGCCCGGCACTTCTTCGATCACGCGGTTCCGAGCGCGCTCTCCGGCGTCGGGCGGCTGATCCGCACGCGCGTCGACGTGATCCTGATCGGCGTGTTGCTCACCGCGACGGCCGCGGGGATCTACAACGTCGTGCTCGTCCTCGTCGGCCTCGCGGCGATCCCGCTGATCGCGTTCAACCAGCTGATGCCCCCTGTCGCGTCGGACCTCTACGCCCGCGGTCGGGTGGCGACGCTGAACGACGTCTACACCACGGTGACGCGGCTCATCGTCACCGCAACGGTGCCGCTGATCGCCATCCTCGCCGTCTTCGGCCAGGACCTGCTCGCGATCTTCGGCCCGCAGTACACCCGCGGCTACGAGATCCTCCTCGTCTTCCTCGTCGGCCGGTTCGTCGGCAACGCCGTCGGCGCGACGGGGATCCTCCTCTCGATGACGAACAACCACTATCCGAAGATGTGGCTGGAGTGGCTCCTGGCCGTCCTGAACCTCACGCTCACGACGCTGTTCGTCCTCCAGTTCGGCCTGATCGGCGCGGCCCTGGGGACCAGCGTCGCCATCGGCGTGCAAAACTTCCTCCAGGTGCTCCTGCTCCGGCGCTTCGAGGGACTGTGGCCGTTCGACGCGACCTTTCTCACGCCGCTGGGCGCCGGGATCGCGATGGCCGGCGCGATGGTCGGCGTTCGCTCGCTGCTCGACGGCTGGATCGCGGTCGGCGTCGGCACGCTGATCGGGCTGGTCACCTTCGGTGGCGTCATCGCGCTGCTCGGATCGAACCCGCGCGATCGGCTCGTCGTGGGTGAACTCGCGAGCCACTACCGCCGGACGGCGAGCGCCGCGATCGCTGCCGTTCGGTGA
- a CDS encoding DUF7350 domain-containing protein, translated as MERREFVGAGACLSSALAAGCMESVTSLLQSEDRPREPPVVDDRPDAVYVPTHTEGMEMAGMARAGPYAVALSYSFPHRFWTVSGDEAERVFVQDPGSAHLMLTVWDPVTDVVVPVGSPTIELTRGGDVVDQRVLWPMLSQTMGAHFGDNVPFPDDGTYTATIRLDPLTIRRTGDFADQFDEPATVEITFDYTRDARDGVTVREYPDEQGQKGVAPPTTMDGPATTVPPEKRLPGAVLGDATSGDARFVATVVDDGDRLGADGTAESYLAVSPRTPYNHFPLPFMAVSATITRNEETVVADEPLRATLDPDLAFHYGTAVEGVEAGDTVTLSIDTPPQVARHEGYETAFLTMADVEFTV; from the coding sequence ATGGAGCGCCGGGAGTTCGTCGGGGCAGGCGCGTGTCTCTCGAGTGCGCTTGCCGCGGGGTGTATGGAGTCGGTGACGTCGCTGCTTCAGTCGGAAGACCGTCCCCGCGAGCCACCAGTCGTCGACGATCGACCTGACGCAGTGTACGTCCCGACGCACACGGAGGGGATGGAGATGGCCGGGATGGCCCGGGCCGGACCCTACGCAGTCGCCCTCTCGTACAGTTTTCCACACCGGTTCTGGACCGTCAGCGGCGACGAGGCGGAGCGAGTCTTCGTTCAGGACCCCGGGTCGGCCCATCTCATGCTGACCGTCTGGGATCCGGTAACCGACGTCGTCGTGCCAGTCGGGAGTCCCACGATCGAACTCACACGAGGCGGGGACGTCGTCGACCAGCGGGTGCTCTGGCCGATGCTCAGCCAGACCATGGGCGCCCACTTCGGCGACAACGTGCCGTTCCCCGACGACGGGACGTACACGGCCACTATCCGGCTGGACCCTCTCACGATCCGACGGACTGGCGACTTCGCCGACCAGTTCGACGAACCGGCCACCGTCGAGATCACGTTCGACTACACACGCGACGCGCGCGACGGCGTCACCGTCCGCGAGTATCCGGACGAGCAGGGTCAGAAAGGGGTGGCGCCACCGACGACGATGGACGGACCGGCCACGACGGTCCCCCCAGAGAAGCGGCTGCCTGGTGCCGTCCTCGGCGACGCGACGAGCGGCGACGCCAGGTTCGTCGCGACGGTCGTCGACGACGGCGATCGGCTCGGCGCCGACGGAACAGCCGAGAGCTACCTCGCCGTCTCGCCGCGAACGCCCTACAACCATTTTCCGCTCCCCTTCATGGCAGTGTCGGCGACGATCACGCGCAACGAAGAGACGGTCGTCGCCGACGAGCCGCTCCGGGCGACACTCGACCCCGACCTCGCGTTCCACTACGGGACCGCGGTCGAGGGCGTCGAGGCGGGCGACACCGTCACGCTGTCGATCGACACGCCACCGCAGGTCGCCCGCCACGAGGGCTACGAAACCGCATTCCTCACGATGGCCGATGTCGAGTTCACCGTCTGA
- a CDS encoding DUF7405 family protein — MVSPSHDSLSRRDFARAAVAIGGSAALSACLERESPQVDVPRGPDDLSGLPSRQHAWNEGLATDEYGNHLAPRHRVLLLLDYADDGEPTEADRETVEDAFCTLERAYERSHDGLLFTVSYSPSYFDRFDDPVSDSVDLREPEALAPFEDPALDRPDVVVHLASDHGSVVLAAEEALRGELDELNGVAVEATLDGVFERVDRRTGFVGEGLPAENQDVADVPDSDPVPDESPMYMGFKSGFEKNQASEDRVTIREGPFAGGTTQQLSLLRLNLHQWYEQDTRDQRVSKMFCPAHAADDRVEGAGHNLGASSGLGNCPAHAGDDAREHGAVGHSQKAARAREDDSPLLLRRDFDSTDGDRATLHFLSLQRRIGDFVDTRQAMNGTGISETSAVGQRLNNGILQYVTVERRGNFLLPPREMRALPTPTP; from the coding sequence ATGGTCTCTCCCTCACACGACTCCCTCTCGCGTCGCGACTTCGCCAGAGCCGCCGTCGCGATCGGCGGGTCGGCAGCGCTGTCGGCCTGCCTCGAACGCGAATCGCCCCAGGTCGACGTTCCACGCGGCCCGGACGACCTCTCGGGGCTCCCCTCGCGTCAGCACGCGTGGAACGAGGGGCTCGCGACGGACGAGTACGGGAACCACCTCGCCCCGCGCCATCGGGTCCTCCTCCTGCTCGACTACGCGGACGATGGTGAGCCGACCGAAGCCGATCGGGAGACGGTCGAGGATGCGTTCTGCACGCTGGAACGCGCGTACGAGCGGAGCCACGACGGTCTGCTCTTTACGGTGAGTTACTCCCCGTCGTACTTCGACCGATTCGACGACCCGGTGTCCGATTCGGTCGATCTGCGAGAACCCGAGGCGCTTGCCCCCTTCGAGGACCCGGCGCTCGACCGCCCGGACGTGGTCGTCCATCTGGCCAGTGATCACGGCTCCGTCGTCCTGGCGGCCGAGGAAGCGTTGCGCGGCGAACTGGACGAACTCAACGGCGTCGCAGTCGAGGCGACGCTCGATGGCGTCTTCGAGCGAGTGGATCGACGAACGGGCTTCGTCGGCGAGGGCCTCCCCGCCGAGAACCAGGACGTGGCGGACGTTCCCGACTCCGACCCGGTGCCCGACGAGTCGCCGATGTACATGGGCTTCAAGTCCGGCTTCGAGAAGAACCAGGCCAGCGAGGACCGCGTGACGATCCGGGAGGGCCCCTTCGCCGGCGGGACGACCCAGCAACTCTCGCTCCTCCGTCTGAATCTCCACCAGTGGTACGAACAGGACACCCGCGACCAGCGCGTCTCGAAGATGTTCTGTCCCGCCCACGCCGCCGACGACCGTGTCGAGGGCGCTGGCCACAATCTCGGCGCGTCGAGCGGACTCGGAAACTGCCCCGCCCACGCCGGGGACGACGCCCGGGAGCACGGCGCGGTCGGTCACTCCCAGAAGGCAGCTCGGGCCCGCGAAGACGACTCGCCACTGCTCCTTCGCCGGGATTTCGACTCGACCGACGGCGATCGGGCCACCCTCCACTTTCTGTCCCTGCAGCGGCGGATCGGTGACTTCGTCGACACGCGCCAGGCGATGAACGGCACCGGTATCTCGGAGACGTCGGCGGTCGGCCAGCGGCTGAACAACGGCATCCTGCAGTACGTGACCGTCGAACGACGGGGCAACTTCCTGCTCCCGCCGCGGGAGATGCGCGCCCTGCCGACACCGACTCCCTGA
- a CDS encoding ester cyclase gives MASATDTAENKRIARRYPEEVATERDLDLIDELHADDFVEHGPFGVESHGPAEDKEQMRTFLEAFPDFEATVEEIVAEGDTVAMRARLRGTHQGNFMGIDPTGETFDVQNMVFTRIEDGRIAERWVNPDTLGLMEQLGVVDSPID, from the coding sequence ATGGCATCAGCAACAGATACAGCGGAAAACAAGCGAATCGCCCGCCGATATCCCGAGGAAGTCGCCACGGAACGAGATCTCGACCTCATCGACGAGCTCCACGCGGACGACTTCGTCGAGCACGGGCCGTTCGGCGTCGAATCGCACGGACCGGCAGAAGACAAAGAACAGATGCGAACGTTTCTCGAGGCGTTTCCCGACTTCGAAGCCACCGTCGAGGAGATCGTCGCCGAAGGGGACACCGTCGCGATGCGGGCCCGGCTTCGCGGAACCCACCAGGGAAACTTCATGGGGATCGACCCGACCGGTGAGACGTTCGACGTACAGAATATGGTCTTCACTCGCATCGAGGACGGGCGGATCGCCGAACGGTGGGTCAACCCGGACACGCTCGGACTAATGGAACAACTCGGCGTCGTCGACTCGCCCATCGACTAA
- a CDS encoding glucose 1-dehydrogenase — MNGIEDGVALISGASSGIGRATAKRFAADGSSVVVADIDADGGEETVSQIEGEGGEATFVETDVTDEDDVATAVETAVDTYGGLDFAFNNAGIEGEQVSFADQGNENWERVLDINLGGVFYAMREEIPVMLESGGGAIVNTASIAGILGFPNLSPYVASKHGVVGLTRSAAVEFSADGLRVNAVLPGVIDTPMVQRSSEEDPDSMEQTIAAIPADRLGEPEEIAAAVVWLCSDDASYVTGQPLTVDGGYSVQ, encoded by the coding sequence ATGAACGGAATCGAAGACGGCGTCGCGCTGATCTCCGGCGCATCGTCCGGGATCGGGCGCGCGACGGCCAAGCGGTTCGCAGCAGACGGTTCGAGCGTCGTCGTCGCCGATATCGACGCCGACGGCGGCGAGGAAACGGTCTCGCAGATCGAGGGCGAGGGTGGCGAAGCCACCTTCGTCGAGACCGACGTCACCGACGAGGACGACGTGGCGACAGCCGTCGAGACCGCCGTCGACACCTACGGCGGGCTCGACTTCGCGTTCAACAACGCGGGGATAGAGGGCGAACAGGTCAGCTTCGCCGATCAGGGGAACGAAAACTGGGAGCGCGTCCTCGACATCAACCTGGGTGGCGTCTTCTACGCGATGCGCGAGGAGATACCGGTCATGCTCGAGAGCGGTGGCGGCGCCATCGTGAACACGGCCTCCATCGCCGGTATCCTCGGCTTTCCGAATCTGAGTCCGTACGTCGCCAGCAAACACGGCGTCGTCGGACTGACGCGGTCGGCGGCCGTCGAGTTCAGCGCCGACGGGCTCCGGGTGAACGCGGTCCTTCCGGGCGTGATCGACACCCCGATGGTCCAGCGCTCGAGCGAAGAGGACCCGGACTCGATGGAGCAGACGATCGCCGCGATCCCGGCAGACAGACTCGGCGAACCCGAAGAGATCGCCGCGGCAGTCGTCTGGCTGTGCTCGGACGACGCCTCGTACGTCACCGGCCAACCGCTCACGGTGGACGGCGGGTACTCCGTTCAGTAA
- a CDS encoding aldo/keto reductase: MASAPTNESDTFDIGGELTVSRLGFGAMRLTGDAIIGPPADEEEAKDVVRRAVDLGVDLIDTADSYGPGVSERLLGEVLAGGDDREDDANGTDSDVVVATKAGTLRNREGDWLPHGDPDYLKNQVLCSLDRLRTNRIDLYQLHTPDPDVDFAESVHAFAEMKDAGQIAHVGLSNVTVEQLETAMDIVDIATVQNQYNVGDREHEDVLQACEDHDVGFIPYGPLYTVDEDGVAGVLQDVAERHDATPRQIALAWLLAYSDVTLPIPGTSSADHLASNVAASQVELTDEDMAALNDVA; encoded by the coding sequence ATGGCTTCTGCGCCCACCAACGAGAGCGACACGTTCGACATCGGCGGCGAGCTGACAGTCAGTCGGCTTGGCTTCGGCGCGATGCGCCTCACCGGCGACGCCATCATCGGCCCGCCGGCCGACGAGGAGGAAGCGAAGGACGTCGTCCGTCGCGCCGTCGACCTCGGCGTCGATCTCATCGACACCGCCGACTCCTACGGACCCGGCGTCAGCGAGCGACTGCTGGGGGAAGTGCTCGCGGGCGGAGATGATCGCGAGGACGATGCCAACGGCACCGATTCCGACGTCGTCGTCGCGACGAAGGCCGGGACGCTCCGCAATCGCGAGGGCGACTGGCTCCCCCACGGCGATCCGGATTACCTGAAGAACCAGGTACTGTGCAGCCTCGACCGACTGCGGACCAACCGGATCGACCTCTACCAGCTCCACACGCCGGACCCGGACGTCGACTTCGCGGAGTCGGTCCACGCCTTCGCCGAGATGAAAGACGCCGGCCAGATCGCCCACGTCGGCCTCTCGAACGTCACTGTCGAGCAGCTCGAGACCGCGATGGACATCGTCGATATCGCGACGGTCCAGAACCAGTACAACGTCGGTGATCGAGAGCACGAAGACGTTCTGCAGGCCTGCGAGGACCACGATGTCGGGTTCATCCCGTACGGCCCGCTGTACACCGTCGACGAGGACGGTGTCGCCGGCGTGTTGCAGGACGTAGCCGAGCGCCACGACGCGACACCCCGCCAGATCGCACTCGCCTGGCTACTCGCGTACTCGGACGTGACGCTCCCGATCCCGGGCACGTCGAGTGCGGACCACCTCGCGTCGAACGTGGCCGCGTCGCAGGTGGAACTGACCGACGAGGACATGGCAGCGTTGAACGACGTCGCGTAG
- a CDS encoding Gfo/Idh/MocA family protein, with protein sequence MYQVGIVGCGVIGSRLATAFDEHERTEIRVVCDRVARKAESMADEYDCEAVTDVDELVAIDAVDVVYVGVPPKHHAAVVRAALDADTHVICEKPIAENAAVGHELTDLARESDRTTAINFPFRYTPGFVDMRERIVAGEIGTPKRVSLHFRFPQWPREWQDVDWLAGREQGGPLREVGSHFVFGTQELFGAIGDVTADVRYTGPETYEESIVGTFQAGVESDVELTGTVAVDEPVHGTIDLLCDCAGSEANAITVEGTEGSLSLQAWRRLVADPGEETERVLTEDPGETTLTLVDEFVTALDGGDGDLVSVAEATRVQAVVDAVLGIDAD encoded by the coding sequence ATGTATCAGGTCGGGATTGTCGGGTGCGGCGTCATCGGGTCGCGCCTCGCGACGGCGTTCGACGAGCACGAACGGACCGAGATCCGGGTCGTCTGCGACCGGGTCGCCCGGAAGGCCGAGTCGATGGCGGACGAGTACGACTGCGAGGCGGTTACGGACGTCGACGAGCTCGTCGCGATCGACGCGGTCGACGTGGTCTACGTCGGCGTCCCGCCGAAGCACCACGCGGCCGTCGTCCGGGCCGCGCTCGACGCGGACACGCACGTCATCTGCGAGAAGCCAATCGCGGAAAACGCGGCCGTCGGACACGAACTGACCGACCTCGCCCGCGAGAGTGATCGCACGACGGCGATCAACTTCCCGTTTCGGTACACGCCGGGGTTCGTCGACATGCGCGAGCGGATCGTGGCCGGCGAGATCGGCACGCCAAAGCGTGTCTCTCTCCACTTTCGCTTCCCGCAGTGGCCCCGGGAGTGGCAGGACGTCGACTGGCTCGCCGGCCGGGAGCAGGGCGGGCCGCTCCGGGAGGTCGGGAGCCACTTCGTGTTCGGCACGCAGGAACTCTTCGGCGCCATCGGCGACGTGACGGCCGACGTTCGGTACACGGGGCCGGAGACGTACGAGGAGTCCATCGTCGGGACGTTCCAGGCCGGCGTCGAGAGCGACGTCGAACTGACCGGCACCGTCGCCGTCGACGAGCCCGTCCACGGGACGATCGACCTCCTCTGTGACTGCGCTGGGAGCGAGGCGAACGCCATCACCGTCGAGGGAACCGAGGGCTCGCTGTCGCTACAGGCGTGGCGCCGCCTAGTCGCCGATCCCGGCGAGGAGACCGAGCGCGTGCTCACCGAGGACCCAGGTGAGACGACGCTCACGCTGGTCGACGAGTTCGTGACTGCACTCGATGGTGGCGATGGCGATCTCGTCTCCGTCGCCGAGGCGACCCGTGTACAGGCGGTCGTCGACGCCGTCCTCGGTATCGACGCCGACTGA